In Chitinophaga nivalis, a single genomic region encodes these proteins:
- a CDS encoding cytochrome P450 — MQTINFFSEAYQENPYYYYQLMHEQQPLFFHEPTNSYVISLYEDVERAFKDPTFTSHNYSWQVEPLHGVTMIQMDGREHSRSRNVVVPSFRGKELMEQTLPCIKQNAASLLEHFNGRNVVELRDEFTNIFPIKVIVSMLGLPEEDIVYFHKWYNCFARHFENISNNETVLQAAKDARDEFQAYLSNIIDDRIGKQGNDLLTILCNAEIDGVQMDKRQIMGFCGLLLQAGGETTDKAIANMFRNLLSHPDQLALLQQDRSLMDRAITESLRCSPPAHMILRVTSEKVQLSSGEIPANATVVCMIAAANRDKSKFENPDEFNILRKELETKIAYTGASNMATFGYGRHFCVGAQLSKMEMQVAAEMLLDYMEELAFADDTIPKEIGIFSRYPQSLRVKFKARNSIN; from the coding sequence ATGCAAACTATTAATTTCTTCTCTGAGGCCTATCAGGAAAATCCTTACTATTACTATCAGTTAATGCACGAACAACAACCACTCTTTTTTCACGAACCCACGAATAGTTATGTTATCAGTTTATATGAAGATGTGGAAAGAGCTTTTAAAGATCCCACCTTCACCAGCCATAACTATTCCTGGCAGGTAGAACCCCTGCACGGCGTCACCATGATACAGATGGATGGCAGAGAACATTCCAGGTCCCGTAATGTAGTAGTACCTTCTTTTCGTGGCAAGGAACTGATGGAACAAACACTCCCTTGTATAAAACAAAATGCAGCTTCCCTGCTGGAACATTTCAACGGGCGAAATGTGGTGGAATTAAGGGATGAATTTACCAACATCTTCCCTATTAAAGTGATCGTCAGCATGCTGGGACTACCGGAAGAAGACATCGTCTATTTTCATAAATGGTACAATTGTTTTGCCCGCCACTTCGAAAACATCAGTAATAATGAGACGGTATTACAGGCAGCCAAAGATGCCAGGGATGAATTCCAGGCATATCTGAGTAATATCATCGATGACCGTATTGGCAAGCAGGGCAACGATTTACTGACCATTCTCTGTAATGCTGAAATAGACGGTGTGCAGATGGACAAGCGTCAGATAATGGGATTCTGCGGACTGTTACTACAGGCAGGTGGTGAAACAACGGATAAAGCCATTGCCAATATGTTCCGCAATTTGTTGTCCCATCCCGACCAGCTGGCCCTGCTGCAACAAGACCGAAGCCTGATGGATCGGGCCATCACCGAATCCCTGCGGTGCTCCCCCCCCGCTCATATGATACTGCGCGTCACCAGCGAGAAAGTACAGTTAAGTAGTGGAGAGATTCCCGCCAACGCCACTGTGGTTTGTATGATTGCTGCTGCCAACCGTGACAAATCAAAATTTGAAAACCCCGATGAGTTTAATATCCTGCGGAAAGAACTGGAAACCAAAATAGCGTATACCGGCGCCAGCAACATGGCTACTTTTGGATATGGACGCCACTTCTGTGTAGGTGCGCAGTTATCTAAAATGGAAATGCAGGTGGCGGCGGAAATGCTACTGGATTACATGGAGGAGCTGGCGTTTGCGGATGATACCATCCCTAAAGAAATTGGTATATTCAGCCGCTACCCGCAAAGCCTGCGTGTGAAATTCAAAGCACGGAATAGCATCAACTAA
- a CDS encoding DoxX family protein translates to MFKKRLAAMAHVAIGVVLIRIIAGLLIFVHGCGIFHPGHMEGNIAWLTDLHFPIPVGMAYLGKGAELVGGAFLMLGLLTRMAAAVLVINMGVITFIMGTGKVFTDDQPPFLFLVLFLYLLIAGGGKYSLDRLWWGKRSAS, encoded by the coding sequence ATGTTTAAAAAACGTCTGGCCGCAATGGCCCATGTAGCAATCGGGGTTGTACTGATTCGTATCATCGCCGGCTTACTGATTTTTGTTCATGGCTGCGGCATATTTCATCCGGGGCATATGGAGGGGAATATTGCCTGGCTGACTGACCTTCATTTTCCGATACCGGTAGGAATGGCTTATCTGGGAAAAGGGGCGGAACTCGTTGGTGGCGCCTTCCTAATGCTGGGATTACTGACCCGGATGGCGGCAGCCGTGCTGGTCATCAATATGGGGGTGATTACTTTTATCATGGGTACGGGTAAGGTCTTTACAGACGACCAGCCGCCTTTTTTATTCCTGGTATTGTTCCTTTATTTACTGATAGCCGGTGGCGGGAAATATAGTCTTGATAGGTTATGGTGGGGCAAACGTTCCGCATCGTAA
- a CDS encoding helix-turn-helix domain-containing protein has protein sequence MTTQVIKVKNPYLQAFIQFFIFFKGDVPQAINYVTFPNNNLCLALYKHNDVVYNNTPLLNHCEILPGHKTYTSRLYGFHEMPFQVTVKAPIDQVCIIFQPAALRMFTREAYKELLESDQVFHTIFPAARHFPELLFQEPKPAARAALLETLLLKNIQQHYLPGRMQTALDIIDQGIQHKINVTTIAREMGINNATLYRLFSDHLGQNPIAFLKTLRFRKALETLRHSQPASLTGVAYTHHYFDQAHFIKDFKHLSGATPKQLQKNLAIQQDTLVWIYKEA, from the coding sequence ATGACCACGCAGGTGATTAAAGTAAAAAACCCTTACTTACAGGCATTTATTCAGTTTTTTATTTTTTTCAAGGGAGATGTACCCCAGGCGATCAACTATGTCACTTTTCCCAATAATAATTTATGTCTGGCCCTGTATAAACACAATGATGTAGTGTATAACAACACCCCCCTGCTGAATCATTGTGAGATTTTACCAGGACATAAAACCTATACCAGCCGTTTATACGGATTTCATGAAATGCCCTTTCAGGTAACCGTTAAAGCGCCTATAGATCAGGTCTGTATTATATTTCAGCCAGCAGCCCTGAGAATGTTTACCCGGGAAGCTTATAAGGAGCTGCTGGAAAGCGACCAGGTATTCCATACTATTTTCCCGGCTGCCCGCCACTTCCCGGAATTGTTGTTCCAGGAACCCAAACCGGCTGCCAGGGCGGCCTTACTGGAAACATTATTACTCAAAAATATACAACAGCACTATCTGCCAGGCAGGATGCAAACAGCGCTGGATATCATTGACCAGGGCATACAACACAAAATAAATGTCACCACTATTGCCCGGGAAATGGGCATTAATAACGCCACCCTTTACAGGCTGTTCTCCGATCATCTTGGCCAGAACCCTATCGCTTTTCTGAAAACGCTACGGTTCAGAAAAGCCCTGGAGACGCTGCGGCACAGCCAGCCGGCTTCGCTTACCGGGGTCGCCTATACGCACCATTACTTCGATCAGGCCCATTTCATCAAAGACTTTAAACATCTATCGGGCGCAACTCCGAAACAGTTGCAAAAAAACCTGGCTATTCAACAGGATACCTTAGTATGGATCTACAAAGAAGCGTAA
- a CDS encoding T9SS type A sorting domain-containing protein: MGCLITSFTAIQAQSILPGLARIQTYKTDGLCVGCLVAQPELAVDTSSTTYSQLKILLGLLGAYAQQTLTFPSTGSTGSTVTLLLSFPATVTNPLQVGNVEVATYLNGTFNNDRRRLADLDMGIFVMLLEGNKVMVFITCEKPFNQLEVRLTSGLQLIGSVNIHYAAQEVPAQQVAGNLEKMSDAAIFASPALYNHTIYAEAAARAGSTAGAQTAAVEDWQLFPNPFSTQLSTRFTLRKQARVTITLYPVNGARPFVLTDQVRAPGVYQIPLTTAKLPAGQYICKIMAGQEVHTQQVIKPE; the protein is encoded by the coding sequence ATGGGATGTTTGATCACTTCCTTTACAGCTATACAGGCGCAATCCATTCTCCCTGGTTTGGCCAGGATACAAACTTATAAGACGGATGGCCTTTGCGTGGGATGCCTGGTCGCACAGCCTGAATTAGCGGTAGACACGAGTAGCACTACTTATTCCCAGTTGAAGATTTTATTAGGTTTGCTGGGTGCTTATGCGCAGCAAACACTGACCTTTCCATCTACCGGCAGCACCGGCAGTACTGTCACCCTGCTGCTATCATTTCCTGCCACCGTAACCAATCCGCTGCAGGTGGGTAATGTGGAGGTAGCCACTTACCTGAATGGTACATTTAACAATGACCGCAGAAGACTGGCTGATCTGGATATGGGCATATTTGTGATGCTGTTGGAGGGAAATAAAGTCATGGTATTTATCACTTGTGAAAAACCATTTAACCAGCTGGAGGTGCGTCTTACCTCCGGTTTACAGTTGATAGGCAGTGTGAATATACACTATGCTGCCCAGGAGGTACCGGCGCAGCAAGTAGCCGGGAACCTGGAAAAGATGAGTGATGCCGCTATTTTTGCCTCCCCTGCACTGTATAATCATACCATCTATGCAGAAGCTGCTGCCAGGGCCGGATCTACAGCCGGCGCGCAGACAGCAGCTGTAGAAGACTGGCAATTATTCCCGAATCCATTCAGTACGCAGCTAAGTACCCGTTTCACCCTGCGTAAACAAGCCCGGGTAACGATCACACTATATCCGGTGAATGGCGCCAGGCCCTTTGTGTTGACAGATCAGGTAAGGGCACCAGGGGTATATCAAATACCTTTGACCACTGCAAAACTACCGGCAGGACAATACATTTGTAAAATCATGGCAGGGCAGGAGGTACATACGCAACAAGTAATAAAACCGGAATAA
- a CDS encoding MBOAT family O-acyltransferase: protein MLGFKSNIETLHILLPVGISFYTFHGLSYVIDLYKGKINPTRNFIDYSLFVSFFPLLVAGPIERATHLLPQIRQKREFDFEQAVNGLRQMLWGLFKKVVIADNCAQYANTIFNHSTEYSGSTLILGAVLFSIQIYCDFSGYSDIALGTARLFGMELLRNFSFPYFSRDIAEFWRRWHISLSSWFKDYLYIPLGGNKGGMLMKIRNTFIIFLVSGFWHGANWTFLAWGFLNALYIMPSIIRGTNRNHLEIVAKGKIFPTVREFFSMVLTFGLITFAWIFFRSENLAHAFSYISSICSPSLFSKPDQVQIPPYLFYLIGLFFAVEWLGREQQYAIANLGVKYHKIPRWAFYVALVLTICICHGTEQQFIYFQF from the coding sequence TTGCTGGGATTCAAATCAAACATTGAGACGCTGCATATTTTATTGCCGGTGGGTATCTCCTTCTATACTTTTCATGGTTTATCTTATGTGATTGACCTTTATAAAGGTAAGATCAATCCCACACGCAACTTTATCGACTACTCCCTCTTCGTCAGCTTTTTTCCTTTGCTGGTGGCCGGTCCTATAGAACGGGCAACGCACCTCTTACCTCAGATCCGGCAGAAAAGGGAATTCGATTTTGAACAGGCGGTGAATGGCTTGCGGCAAATGCTGTGGGGCTTATTCAAGAAAGTTGTTATCGCCGATAATTGTGCGCAATATGCCAACACTATTTTCAATCATTCCACTGAATATTCCGGCAGTACATTAATTTTAGGTGCGGTATTATTCTCTATTCAGATTTATTGCGACTTTTCAGGTTATTCGGATATAGCGCTGGGCACCGCCAGGTTATTCGGTATGGAACTGCTGCGCAACTTCTCTTTCCCCTATTTCTCCAGGGATATTGCCGAGTTCTGGAGACGCTGGCATATTTCCCTGTCATCCTGGTTCAAGGACTACCTTTACATTCCTCTCGGCGGAAATAAAGGTGGTATGCTGATGAAGATCAGGAACACCTTTATCATCTTCCTGGTAAGTGGTTTCTGGCATGGTGCAAATTGGACCTTCCTGGCATGGGGCTTCCTGAACGCCTTATACATCATGCCTTCCATCATTCGCGGCACCAACAGGAATCATCTTGAAATCGTAGCCAAGGGAAAAATATTTCCGACAGTACGAGAATTTTTCTCGATGGTATTGACCTTTGGCTTAATAACTTTTGCCTGGATCTTTTTCCGTTCAGAGAACCTTGCACATGCATTCAGCTACATTTCATCGATATGTTCACCGTCATTGTTTTCTAAGCCAGACCAGGTACAGATCCCTCCATACCTCTTTTATCTTATAGGTTTATTCTTTGCCGTTGAATGGTTGGGACGGGAACAACAATATGCTATTGCTAATCTGGGCGTAAAGTATCACAAGATCCCGAGATGGGCGTTTTATGTTGCATTGGTCCTCACCATCTGTATATGTCATGGTACCGAACAACAATTTATTTACTTCCAGTTTTAA
- a CDS encoding S41 family peptidase: MKISYLFALLLLLCTASSHAQNNCNCAQAVEKLIAKIETEYPGFKEKTTDTLLYNHFKAGIIEKSWRTDDAHCLALLKEYTQFFKDRHIFFLDQTTPQPQDKKAGKATVTISAAAFHKKISTTKDPLEGIWKSDNYKIGILKTDKTTYTGFILETNSQYWQPNDVKFVLHGTDRVDYYLQDRSMFKDTFTLYSPAILYFRLLKSAFIKQPLLPADTLKIQAQLNEIEGFYVKQLTPATTLLRLKSFDYPFVDRIEALIKANRALIENSQNLIIDIRQNGGGTDLAYKPILPYILTNPTLHTGATFLVTQTLLDGLEKYKKGLPRDEKHQAEIAGVDHQLNAFTGNIGKYINPDEGESPVSKIAPALKSPQQIVILTDRKVASSAENFLLVAKQSKKVKVFGTPTSGVLDYGSARVFDMGCANYPFVMPTYRSLRLPAYPIDNIGIQPDVYLDNYITDWMQYAINYLEDKQ; encoded by the coding sequence ATGAAAATAAGTTATCTGTTTGCACTACTCTTGCTGCTTTGCACAGCATCATCCCATGCCCAAAACAATTGTAACTGCGCCCAGGCTGTAGAAAAATTAATCGCAAAAATTGAAACGGAATATCCGGGGTTTAAGGAAAAAACAACTGACACCTTACTATATAATCATTTCAAAGCGGGTATTATTGAAAAATCATGGCGTACCGATGATGCCCATTGTCTTGCTTTACTAAAAGAATACACCCAATTCTTTAAAGACCGGCACATTTTCTTTCTGGACCAGACCACGCCTCAGCCCCAGGATAAAAAAGCGGGCAAGGCAACTGTAACGATCAGCGCGGCAGCATTTCACAAAAAAATAAGTACGACCAAGGATCCGCTGGAAGGCATCTGGAAATCTGACAATTATAAAATCGGTATCCTTAAAACAGATAAGACAACCTATACTGGATTCATCCTGGAAACCAATTCCCAATACTGGCAACCGAATGATGTAAAGTTTGTACTACACGGGACTGATCGTGTAGACTATTATCTCCAGGATCGTTCGATGTTCAAGGATACGTTTACGTTATATAGTCCTGCTATTCTATACTTCCGTCTCCTAAAATCTGCCTTTATCAAGCAACCGCTGCTTCCTGCCGATACCTTAAAAATACAGGCACAATTAAACGAGATAGAGGGCTTCTACGTAAAACAGCTAACACCTGCCACTACTTTACTTAGACTTAAAAGTTTTGATTATCCCTTCGTTGATCGCATTGAAGCATTAATCAAAGCGAATCGTGCTTTAATTGAAAACAGCCAAAACTTAATCATCGACATCCGTCAGAACGGCGGTGGCACGGATCTGGCTTACAAACCTATACTGCCTTACATCCTGACCAACCCCACCCTCCATACCGGCGCCACCTTTCTGGTGACCCAAACCTTACTGGACGGATTGGAAAAATATAAAAAAGGATTACCCAGGGATGAAAAACATCAGGCCGAAATCGCAGGCGTAGATCATCAACTTAACGCATTCACAGGGAACATCGGAAAATATATCAATCCGGATGAGGGGGAATCTCCTGTCAGCAAAATAGCACCTGCGCTCAAAAGCCCCCAACAAATTGTGATACTCACCGATCGTAAAGTGGCCAGTTCCGCCGAAAACTTTCTCCTGGTGGCCAAACAAAGCAAAAAAGTCAAGGTGTTTGGTACACCTACCAGCGGTGTCCTGGATTATGGCTCTGCACGTGTATTTGACATGGGTTGCGCCAACTACCCCTTTGTAATGCCTACCTACAGATCGTTGCGGCTTCCCGCGTATCCGATCGATAATATCGGCATCCAGCCGGATGTGTATCTGGATAACTACATCACCGATTGGATGCAGTATGCGATTAACTATCTGGAAGATAAACAATAA
- a CDS encoding RICIN domain-containing protein, with translation MNYCNRILLGLLFVAGLAMTQSCRKSDQLTSSDIQESNNSAFSKDQPALNNIVSGGIYRITSVRSGRVLDVVSGSYNDGAQIQQYHWHGGDNQRWKIVEVFTGIPIYKIISVQSNKALDIPGGSYADGTIIQQFTPHTGKNQEWLLFRQPNGSYEIRSNLTNKALDVVSASYDDGARIQQFTPHGGDNQQWELVQLN, from the coding sequence ATGAATTATTGTAATCGGATTTTATTGGGTCTGCTGTTTGTTGCCGGTCTTGCTATGACCCAGTCTTGCCGGAAAAGCGACCAGTTAACTTCATCAGACATTCAGGAAAGTAATAACAGTGCCTTCTCTAAAGATCAACCTGCGTTGAATAATATTGTGTCGGGAGGTATCTATCGTATTACCTCTGTACGTAGTGGCAGAGTATTGGATGTAGTGAGTGGTTCCTATAATGATGGTGCGCAGATACAACAATATCATTGGCATGGAGGAGATAATCAACGATGGAAGATCGTAGAGGTCTTTACCGGTATCCCGATTTATAAAATAATATCTGTGCAGAGTAATAAGGCATTGGATATACCTGGAGGTTCTTATGCAGACGGGACGATCATACAGCAGTTCACACCGCATACCGGTAAGAACCAGGAATGGTTGTTGTTCCGTCAGCCCAATGGAAGCTATGAGATCAGAAGTAATCTGACTAATAAAGCACTGGATGTAGTGAGTGCTTCCTATGATGATGGCGCCCGTATACAACAATTTACGCCACATGGCGGCGACAATCAGCAATGGGAATTAGTGCAGCTTAATTAG
- a CDS encoding winged helix-turn-helix domain-containing protein: protein MYLHRLTTAFITLAILLHHCSNLFAQGLSEQESRKAIQFRQVGHLLLRAAGDHTSRIMPVQQTAANTYRISFENPFTFIPDSLANIATQLMKAHLLPVPYTLSVTIAGSSQIVYGFTSEDVIKGTVPCIGRIMPPDNYVINIQVPVSNNAPLYYTLIAGLLMSVAVVTGRQFYKRKKPNNPDRPLVVPAPVMDIPGIAIGAYLFIPDKGILRYAEETISLTPKEQTLLNIFVKQINQVIDRNLLLKEGWEDEGVITGRSLDMYVSKLRKKLQHDAGVSIKNIHGKGYCLHVELSHH from the coding sequence TTGTATTTACATCGGTTAACGACGGCCTTTATTACGCTGGCAATCCTGCTGCATCACTGCTCAAACCTGTTTGCACAGGGGCTTTCAGAGCAGGAAAGCCGGAAAGCTATCCAGTTCAGACAGGTAGGTCACCTGTTGCTGCGGGCAGCAGGCGATCATACTTCCCGGATCATGCCGGTACAACAAACAGCTGCCAATACGTACCGGATTTCGTTCGAAAATCCGTTTACATTCATCCCCGATTCCCTGGCCAACATCGCTACACAGCTGATGAAAGCGCATCTGCTGCCGGTTCCCTACACGTTAAGTGTTACCATCGCCGGATCTTCCCAGATTGTATATGGATTTACCAGCGAAGATGTCATCAAAGGCACCGTGCCTTGTATAGGCCGGATAATGCCACCAGACAATTATGTTATTAATATACAGGTACCTGTCAGCAACAACGCACCGCTTTATTATACCCTCATCGCGGGCTTGCTGATGAGCGTTGCAGTGGTCACAGGCAGGCAGTTTTACAAACGTAAAAAGCCGAACAACCCCGACAGGCCACTGGTAGTTCCGGCGCCAGTTATGGACATACCCGGCATTGCCATCGGAGCATATCTGTTTATCCCGGATAAAGGCATATTGCGCTACGCGGAGGAAACAATCTCCCTCACCCCCAAAGAACAGACCCTGCTTAACATCTTTGTCAAACAAATCAATCAGGTGATTGATCGTAACCTGTTACTAAAAGAAGGATGGGAAGATGAAGGGGTAATTACAGGACGCAGCCTGGATATGTATGTATCCAAACTCCGGAAAAAGCTGCAGCACGATGCTGGTGTCAGTATTAAGAATATACATGGTAAAGGATATTGTCTGCATGTTGAACTATCACATCATTAG
- a CDS encoding S66 family peptidase: MQQLIKPTVLKKGDKVATISLSWGAAGELPHRYERGKKQLEEVFGLEVVATKHALKSAEWLYHHPQARAADLMEAFADPSIKAIITNIGGEDSIRTLPYIDLRIIQENPKIFLGFSDSTITHFACLKAGLTSFYGTSLLVGFAENGGMHDYQIADLKNTLFSTQPVGQIMPHQNGWTSERLEWFDPSLSDVKRKMIPSAGWRFLQGNRKVRGRLIGGCFDVLESLKGTAYWPAKEMWRDCILFGETSEDMIDPLYFRYWLRNYAAQGILQEIQGLIIGRPYDNEHEEAYNTEILKIMAEEGLTDLPIITAMDFGHTCPTFTLPFGVMAEIDCVEQSFSIIESGVSK, from the coding sequence ATGCAGCAGCTGATTAAACCTACCGTCTTAAAAAAGGGCGACAAAGTAGCCACCATCTCACTTTCCTGGGGTGCAGCGGGCGAATTACCGCACCGGTATGAACGTGGAAAAAAGCAATTAGAGGAGGTTTTCGGGCTCGAAGTAGTAGCTACGAAACATGCGTTGAAATCTGCCGAATGGCTCTATCATCATCCACAGGCAAGAGCCGCAGATTTAATGGAGGCATTCGCTGACCCGTCTATTAAAGCCATTATTACCAATATCGGCGGGGAAGACAGCATCAGAACCTTACCCTACATAGATTTGCGCATCATCCAGGAAAACCCGAAAATTTTCCTGGGTTTTTCCGATAGCACTATTACACATTTCGCCTGCTTAAAAGCCGGGCTGACTTCATTTTACGGTACCTCCCTGCTGGTGGGCTTTGCCGAAAATGGCGGTATGCATGACTACCAGATAGCTGATCTTAAAAACACGTTGTTTTCCACCCAGCCCGTGGGGCAAATTATGCCGCATCAAAATGGCTGGACTTCGGAGCGCCTGGAGTGGTTTGACCCATCTTTATCCGATGTTAAAAGAAAAATGATCCCCTCCGCAGGATGGCGCTTCCTCCAGGGCAATAGAAAAGTACGGGGACGATTAATCGGCGGCTGCTTTGATGTATTGGAGTCTTTAAAAGGCACTGCCTATTGGCCGGCAAAAGAAATGTGGCGCGATTGTATTCTTTTCGGAGAAACATCGGAAGATATGATAGATCCGCTCTATTTCCGTTACTGGCTAAGAAACTATGCCGCGCAGGGAATTTTACAGGAGATACAGGGATTGATTATCGGCAGACCTTACGACAACGAACATGAGGAAGCTTACAATACTGAAATCCTGAAAATAATGGCCGAAGAAGGCCTGACGGATCTGCCCATCATTACAGCCATGGACTTCGGGCATACCTGCCCTACCTTTACGCTTCCCTTTGGTGTAATGGCCGAAATTGATTGTGTTGAGCAATCCTTTAGTATTATAGAAAGTGGTGTAAGTAAATAA
- a CDS encoding transporter substrate-binding domain-containing protein: protein MIFFRRIIPGVSLLFFLCLFSCRVNKPNATTPLRIGSCGDYPPLTTYDTTTLTFQGADIDLARELGKHLGRPVTFIKTTWPALQSDLLAGKFDIAIGGISITAARQQKCLFSDPLITDRKVALFRRRDSARYTHFAQMDIPGVTIIENKGGTNQQFAQAHIRQATLQIITENQQIFPLLLAGKADVMFTDETEALYQQTLHPDFFVKQLPDSISPVFYKAIMLRKTDEKLQQTINKWLRQR from the coding sequence ATGATCTTCTTCCGGCGTATAATCCCAGGCGTATCACTGTTATTTTTTCTCTGTTTATTTTCGTGCCGGGTAAATAAGCCCAACGCGACTACCCCGCTACGCATTGGTTCCTGCGGTGACTATCCGCCGCTAACCACCTATGATACCACTACCCTTACTTTTCAGGGAGCTGATATTGACCTGGCCAGGGAATTAGGGAAACACCTCGGCCGCCCCGTCACTTTCATAAAAACGACCTGGCCTGCCCTGCAAAGTGATTTACTGGCCGGGAAATTCGATATCGCCATCGGCGGCATTTCCATTACGGCAGCCCGGCAACAAAAATGCTTATTCTCCGATCCACTGATTACTGACCGGAAGGTCGCCCTTTTCCGGCGGCGCGATAGTGCACGGTACACCCATTTCGCTCAGATGGATATACCTGGCGTTACCATCATTGAAAACAAAGGTGGCACCAATCAGCAATTCGCCCAGGCGCATATCCGCCAGGCTACCCTGCAGATCATCACCGAGAATCAACAGATATTCCCCCTGCTGCTGGCTGGCAAAGCGGATGTCATGTTTACGGATGAAACAGAAGCTTTGTACCAGCAAACCCTGCATCCCGATTTCTTTGTAAAACAGCTGCCCGATTCCATCAGCCCTGTTTTTTATAAAGCGATCATGCTCCGCAAAACAGACGAAAAACTGCAACAGACCATTAACAAGTGGTTGCGGCAACGATAG
- a CDS encoding tetratricopeptide repeat protein, giving the protein MGLFSFFKKPDENSPAREELEKAIEHFDQGAYQEALRSLGSGLKKDVAYIPLYELAAACLEKLGADEEKALFEAAIHHTNDPDTFNNLGDFFFSARHYDKAQVFYEKTLQLQPTHDTARHDLAICFARQFQLDKALALLKENTSGNFWDLYFLNKCKILTNETAGVQASITQLQQFLAAQPNQEEMEIPARKVTELQESLARLQSMPVIRTHIRDWHFVQYGGVILDYFETEEGEDYVAGGRYVASWGSVESIKSVVVKLKQFAEKLSLSFAGIVALPNRDTEILGRLLAKEFDVAYYTYDATNAYQDCLIVTSDSAHLEHHETLNTIQNGQIVFAMNHSWLDAAVVCPDIIGFMTQLYSFPWDGGGMRVGENGEVEHLPEDTREAAVIAEEIFRLESPAEAIPDVLDFYAAHRELLKGIGAHGKGHRYNFMIESPVPGSHFS; this is encoded by the coding sequence GTGGGACTATTTAGCTTTTTTAAAAAACCAGACGAAAATTCACCTGCCAGAGAAGAGCTGGAGAAGGCCATCGAACACTTTGATCAGGGAGCATATCAGGAGGCGCTAAGATCGCTGGGGTCGGGCTTAAAGAAGGATGTGGCGTATATACCCCTGTACGAACTGGCAGCAGCTTGTCTGGAGAAATTAGGCGCCGATGAAGAGAAAGCATTGTTTGAAGCGGCCATCCATCATACCAATGACCCGGATACCTTCAATAACCTGGGCGACTTTTTCTTTAGCGCCAGGCATTATGATAAAGCGCAGGTGTTTTATGAGAAAACGTTACAGTTGCAGCCAACACACGATACGGCGCGGCATGACCTGGCCATATGCTTTGCCAGGCAATTTCAACTGGATAAAGCGTTGGCATTGCTGAAAGAAAATACCTCCGGTAACTTTTGGGATTTGTATTTTCTGAATAAGTGTAAGATACTCACCAATGAAACAGCCGGTGTACAGGCATCCATCACGCAGCTGCAACAATTTTTAGCGGCGCAGCCCAATCAGGAAGAAATGGAAATTCCTGCCCGAAAAGTGACCGAGCTGCAGGAATCCTTAGCGCGGCTACAATCCATGCCGGTTATCCGGACACATATCCGCGACTGGCATTTTGTGCAATATGGCGGGGTAATACTCGACTATTTTGAAACAGAGGAGGGGGAGGATTACGTTGCTGGTGGAAGATACGTCGCCAGCTGGGGTTCTGTGGAATCCATCAAATCGGTGGTCGTTAAACTCAAACAATTTGCTGAAAAACTATCCCTTTCATTTGCAGGTATCGTGGCGCTTCCCAACAGAGATACAGAGATACTGGGCAGGTTGCTGGCAAAAGAATTTGATGTGGCATATTATACATATGATGCCACTAATGCGTATCAGGATTGCCTGATCGTGACATCCGACAGTGCGCACCTGGAGCATCATGAAACACTTAATACCATCCAAAACGGACAAATCGTTTTTGCCATGAATCACTCTTGGCTGGATGCGGCGGTAGTATGTCCGGATATCATCGGTTTTATGACACAGCTATATAGTTTTCCCTGGGATGGCGGAGGAATGCGCGTGGGAGAGAATGGAGAAGTGGAGCATCTTCCCGAAGATACGCGTGAGGCGGCAGTCATTGCGGAAGAGATTTTCCGGCTGGAATCACCAGCGGAAGCCATCCCTGATGTGCTTGATTTTTATGCGGCACACCGGGAGTTGTTGAAAGGGATAGGCGCCCATGGAAAGGGACACCGTTATAATTTTATGATTGAAAGTCCTGTGCCCGGGTCGCATTTCAGCTGA